The Cytobacillus sp. NJ13 sequence ATCGCTGCAGTCTATATTTGCATCTGTTGTGATAAACGCAAGCATTGTTGCCATATTGGGATGAATCATTCCAGAACCCTTTGCCGAACCGCCCATTGTAACTGTTTTCCCATCGATGACTGCCGAATAGCAGCACTTCTTCATCACTAAATCTGTTGTTAATATGGCTGTTTGAAATTCCTCTGAGTGTAAAGCCTCATGGCCGGGCTGCAGTATCTTAATGCCCTCTTCTATCTTATCCATCTGCATATACTCCCCAATGACACCAGTAGAGGCAACCGCCACATGCTGTTCCTTTAAATTGAATTTATCTGCAGCTGATTTTCTCATTTGATAAGCATCTTTTAGACCCTGGTCCCCTGTACAGGCATTGGCACATGCACTATTTACAATGATAGCCTGAATGAGGCCTTCTGCTGCAATGCTTTCCTGTGTAACCTTTAGAGGGGCAGCCTGGAAATGGCTTGTTGTATAGACAGCTGCACAATGTGCAGGCGTATCGCTTAATATAATTCCTAAGTCCTTTTTTGAATAACGCAGCCCTGCATGAACACCAGCTGCTGTAAAACCTTTCGGTGATATGATGCTTCCGGTAGGCACTTCTGTTACTACAGTTTGAGATACTAATTGCATTTATCTTTCCTCCTTATGGATAGAGCGGAACAAATCCGAGACCTGCTGCTTCATCCAATCCGCTCATTATATTGGCATTTTGTACAGCCTGCCCGGCAGCACCCTTCATTAAATTATCAATCACTGAAACTATTGTCAGTCTGCCAGTTCTTGAATCCACATGGACACCTATGTCGCAAAAATTAGAGCCTGCGACCTCTTTGACGGAAGGGAATGAATTTTCGGGACGAATTCGAATAAATGGCTGCTTTTCATAGACTGATTGATAAAGTTCAAGAATTTGAGAAGAAGTGTATTCTTTTGTCAGCTGAACATAGCTGGTTGTCATAATGCCTCTTGTTATAGGAAGAAGATGGGTCGTGAATGTGATCGGCTTTAAGGCGGAATTCCATTTTATCAGCTGCTGCTCGATCTCTGGTGTATGCTGATGCTGATTTACCTTATAAACCCGCAGGTTTTCATTTGCTTCTGCATAGCTTGTTGTTCTTGAAAGTCCCCTTCCTGCCCCGGACACCCCGGATTTTGCATCGACAACAACACTATCTTGTTTTATTAAATTTTCTTTTACAACTGGTGCAAGACTTAGCAGAGCAGCTGTTGGATAGCACCCAGGATTAGATATGATTTCTGCGGTTGCTATTTCGTCATGATGCCACTCAGGAAGCCCATATACTGCTTTTTCTACAAGAGATTGGTTTGCAGGAGCGTGTTTATACCACTCCTGATAAGCTTGAGCAGGGATTCGAAGATCACCGGAAAGGTCAATTACCTTTATATTCTTGCCTGAAAAATTTTCAGCAAGTTTCCCTGATACTCCAGATGGCGTTGCCAGAAAAACAATATCAGACTGGTCTGCTATTTGGCCTGAATCAATCCCCTGTAATTTCTCGTCAATGATTTCATATAGATGGGGATATTCATTCCAAATGGGGAGATCTTCTTTCGTTGAATGGATCGATTTAATGTTAAATTCCGGATGCTGCTTTAGGATACGGAGCAATTCCGCACCCCCATATCCGGTAGTTCCGATAATTGAAACGTT is a genomic window containing:
- the argJ gene encoding bifunctional ornithine acetyltransferase/N-acetylglutamate synthase is translated as MQLVSQTVVTEVPTGSIISPKGFTAAGVHAGLRYSKKDLGIILSDTPAHCAAVYTTSHFQAAPLKVTQESIAAEGLIQAIIVNSACANACTGDQGLKDAYQMRKSAADKFNLKEQHVAVASTGVIGEYMQMDKIEEGIKILQPGHEALHSEEFQTAILTTDLVMKKCCYSAVIDGKTVTMGGSAKGSGMIHPNMATMLAFITTDANIDCSDLQFALKQVTDRTFNQITVDGDTSTNDMVMVMANGTSGINKLSPDHPDWDVFIQMLSQTSESLAKQIAKDGEGATKLIEVEVSGTKTDDDARMIAKQIVGSNLVKTAVYGADANWGRIIGAIGQSQPDIDPSSVDIAIGPIVMLKNSVPLAFSEEEAKEYLSNAVIQITVDLHQGAGKGKAWGCDLSYDYVKINASYRT
- the argC gene encoding N-acetyl-gamma-glutamyl-phosphate reductase, producing the protein MNVSIIGTTGYGGAELLRILKQHPEFNIKSIHSTKEDLPIWNEYPHLYEIIDEKLQGIDSGQIADQSDIVFLATPSGVSGKLAENFSGKNIKVIDLSGDLRIPAQAYQEWYKHAPANQSLVEKAVYGLPEWHHDEIATAEIISNPGCYPTAALLSLAPVVKENLIKQDSVVVDAKSGVSGAGRGLSRTTSYAEANENLRVYKVNQHQHTPEIEQQLIKWNSALKPITFTTHLLPITRGIMTTSYVQLTKEYTSSQILELYQSVYEKQPFIRIRPENSFPSVKEVAGSNFCDIGVHVDSRTGRLTIVSVIDNLMKGAAGQAVQNANIMSGLDEAAGLGFVPLYP